The Tessaracoccus aquimaris sequence TCCCGTGTTGACGAGTAGAACGGGCCGGTTGCGGCGCTCTCTTGTGGTGAGTCCGTCGTCCGGGGCTGCGGGGGTGGTGCCGCGGCTCATCGGGTCGTCTCGGGACGGATGGCGTTCATCGGGGTCCTCCTGCAGGTCCGCGCCTGCTGTCGTGATCGGTGTGCGGCTCTGCCGCAGTCGACTCCGATGCCCTGGCTCGCGCCGTCGGCGCTCACAGTGGCGGGACCGCTCCGGATTCACACCGGATTCCTCGTCATCGACCAGGATCATCGTGGCACAGGCCGATGCGGCCCTGACGGCGGGGTCGACGACGGCGGCACTAGGATCGGCCGGGTGATCATCGACCGCGACTGCGCCCTGTTCGGCACCTCTCCCGGACTGCCCGACGAGGCATTCGCCAGCGACGGGCTCATCACGAAGCGGGCGGTGCGGGCCAGCGCGCTCGCGCACCTGCGGCCGCTCCCCGGGCAGTTGCTGTGGGACGTCGGCGTCGGCGCCGGATCGGTCGCGATCGAGTGGTGCCGCGGCGCCGTCGGGGCACAGGCCATCGGGCTTGAGCGGCGCGCCGACCGCGCGGCGCGGGCCCTTGAGAATGCGGAACGGTTGGCTCCGGGGGGTGCCTTCTCGCTGGTGCTCGGCGAGGCGCACGACCTGCTGCCCCAGTTGCCTGCCCCTGACGCCGTGTTCGTTGGCGGCGGCGCCACCATGGCGCTGCTCGCCGACGCGATGGCCGCGCTACGGCCCGCAGGCCGCGTCGTGGTGCACGGCATCACGCTGGAGGCCGAACTCCTGTGCGCCGAGGCGCACGCCCGCTGGGGCGGTCACCTGAGCCGGTTGCAGATCGAGACGCTCGAACCGCTCGGCTCGCTGCAGGGCTGGAAGCCCGCCCGCACCGTCACGCAGTGGGCCCTGACCGCCGACTGATCGAGGCCGGCCCCTGGGCGTCGCTCCGGGGCCGGCTCGCGTCGATCGTCAGCGCAGCCTGGTCCGCACATCGCCGGAGGTGAGCGAGAGAAGCGGTCCGGCCGGATAGTCGCTCGCGCCCTCCCGCCTCGCGCCGAGCAGGTCGGTCCCCAGATCGGAGGGGGAACCGTCGGGTCCTGGAACTCCGCCTGGGCGAGGCGGACCGGCTCAAGGTCGGCGCCGGAGATCAGGGGGCTGCGCGCCGCGTCGAAGGCCTGCGGCAGGCGCGTGACGAGGAATACGGCGTCGCCGTCCGTGACGACCCGCGCCGTCGCCTCGCCGTCGAGCATGGTGACGGACGGCTCCTCGGGGTGTGGGGTCGCCCCGAGCCGTAGACGTTGTGCCGCGCGTACAGCGGTTGAGGCACAGCCAGGAACGGTTCCTGGTCCCCCACCGGCGCGGCCTTGACCCTGGCCCGGTACGCGTCCAGCGACGTCGGCTTCCCCTCGTACACGCTCGTCCCGTACCCGGTGCTTGCGATCCCGGCGGGGTTCTCGCGGTACCCCTGGGGGCCGCTCAGGAAGAGGTTGGCGACGAAGCGGTCATCGCCGCCGACGATGGCACCGTAGCCGGCGACCTGGGTGCTGCGCGGCACGTGGTAGGGCGTCGGCCGGTCGAGAACGGGTTCGGTCCTCAGCAGGCCGCAGACCAGGTTGTTGACGTAGGCGCCGCCTTGGCTGAACACCTCGAGCGAGACCGGCGAGGCCAACACGTTGTTGTCGACCAGGTACGGCCCGTGGCTGACCTCGACGAACAGGTCGCGGTTGTTGTCGTGCAGCACGTTGCCCGTGAACCGGGTCCCTTGGGCCTGCCAGTCGAGCCACGTGGCCGACGAGCAGTCGTGGATGTGGTTGCCGCGGATCACGACGTCGATGGCCGCGTGCAGTTTGATGCCTGCGATCTCCCATCCGTAGAACTCCCGCTTGAGGGCGATGCGGTGGATGTGGTTGTGCTCGATGGTCGAGAAGACGGCGCCGAGGTGGCCGACGACGCCGTTCTGCCCGCAGTCATGGATGTGGTTGCGCCTGACGATGTGGCCCCCGACGTGCTCGGCGTCCCAGCCGATCTGGCGGGCGGAGAAGACGGACTCCAGTTGGTACTGGTACCCCGGTTTGTCCCCGCGCTCGGCGGAGAAGTTGTGGCCGGTCGACCCCTCCTTGCCGAGCGAGATGCCCGAACACTTCGAGTCGTGGATGTGGTTGTCTTCGATGATCCACCCCTTCGCCCAGTTGGGGCCGATCAGGCCCGGCTGGTCCGCGGTGGGCGGCGTCCACGGCGTCGCGGCGTGCGCCATCTCGAAGCCGCGCACCGTGATGTAGTCGAGATGGTGCTCCCGCGGATAGAACACGCTGCGCCGCACGTTGATCTCGACCAGGCGCGTGTTCGGGTCGGCGCCCTGGAAGTTGGCCCGGATGACCGTGCTCTCCTCACCGACCTCGGCGAACCAGAGATGGCGGGTCTGCTCAGGCTCCCGCACCCGGTCCTCGAGCCCCGTCCAGTGGTCGGTCACCGTCGTCCGCAGCGGCGGATCCGCCAACTCCTCGACCGAGCCGGCCTCGAAGAAGCTCATCCCGTCGAGATAGACCTCCCCCAGATGACGGGGCGGGCCGTCATTGGTCTCCGGCGAGACCCAGTCGCCGTTGATGGTCTCCGCGTAGGGGTTGACGTCCCCGAACAGGGTGTTGGGGACCTCGACCCGCCATGTCGAGCCCTGCTCTGGCTGCCATCCGGTGATCGGTTCGGATCCCTTGATGACGACATGTTCCCCCGGGGCCGCCTCGTAGACGATCCGTCGCCGCTCACCGATGCCCCCGCGCCGCGGAACGACCCACTCGCGATACTCACCCCCGTGCACCCTGACGGTGTCGCCGGGCATGGCGGCGCGGGCGCCGCGGGAGATGGTGCGAAATGGCCGCTCGGCCGTGCCGGGCGCGAGGTCGGATCCGTCGACGGCGACGTGAAAGGTGGTCACGGTACTCCTGAGGAAAGGGGACGGCGGTGGCCCGCCGGATTAAGGTGGCTGAGGGGTTGGCTCAGCCCTTGACGGCGCCCGTCAGCCCGCCGACGATGCGGCGCTCAAAGAGGCTGAAGAAGGCCAGGGCGGGAAGCATCGACAGCGACGTGAACGCGAGGACCGCCGCCGTGTCGACCGAATGCTCCGAGGAGAACGCCTGGGTGCCGAGCGGCAACGTGTACAGGCTGGGGTTGTTCAGGACGAATAGGGGCAGCATGTACCCGTTCCAGGATCCGACGAAGGCCAGGATGCCGGTCGTCACCAGGCCAGGCACGGACAGCCGCAGGGCGATCCGCCAGAAGAAGTCCAGCCTGCTGCACCCGTCGATGGCCGCGGCCTCCTCGATCTCCTTCGGGATGGCGCGCAGGAACGGCACCAGGATGATGATCGTCATCGGAAGGCCGAAGGCGATCTGCGGGATGATCACGCCCGGCAGGGTGTCGACCAGTTTGAGTGAGCGGATCAACAGGTAGAGCGGTGTGATCGCAACGGTCAGCGGGAACATCAGGCCGGAGGCGTAGAGCGCGTAGAGCGCGCCGCGACCCCTGAACTGGTAGCGCGCGACGACGTAGGCGGCCATCAGCCCGATCAGAACCACCCCGAGGGTCGTCCAGAGGGCGACGATCAACGAGTTGCCTGCCTGCTGCCAGAACAGCGAGGTGCTGAGCACGTTGGTGTAGTTGCTGAACTGCCACTGCGATGGCCAGCCGGCCGGGTCGGTGGTCAGTTCCGAGTTGGTGCGGAAGGCGCCGACGATGATGAAGATCACCGGGGTGAGGCACGCCGAGATCAGGATCGCGGCGACGAGGTAGATGAAGGGAGAACCCCACTCGTACCCGTTCTTTGAGCGTCGTGCCATGTCAGTTTCCTCCCGTCAGGGCGCCCTCGGTGTCCCTGCGCAGCACGAACCGCTGGTAGATCAGGGCCACGGTGAGGGAGATGAAGAAGATGACCACGGCGACGGCGTTGCCGTATCCGTAGTTGCCGGACAGGCGACCGGTGAGGGCCATGTAGGTGGCCATCGTCGAGGTGCCCGCGGTGGACGAGATGTACTGACCCCAGATGATGTAGACGAGGTCGAACAACTGCAGCGAGCCGATGATCGACAGGAACGCCCAGATCCTGATCGTGGGGCCGAGCAGCGGCAGCGTGATCCGCCACTGCGTCTGCCAGTAGGAGGCCCCGTCGACGGCGGCGGCCTCGGCTAGTTCCTCGGGGATGCCCTGGAGGCCTGCCAGCATGATGATCACGGCGAAGCCGAGGTACTTCCACGTGATGATGATCATCAGGGTCCAGATCGCGATCGACGGATCGGCGAGCCAGTCCCGGATCAGCCAGTCGAGCCCCATGTTCCTGAGCGTCTCGTCGAGCGCGCCACCGCTCTGCAGCATCAGCGACCAGCCGATGCCGACGATGACCTCGGAGATCACGTATGGCACGAAGATCAGCACCCGCACGATGGATCGGCCGCGCATCTTCTTGTTCAGCAGCAGGGCGACAAGGATCGCGAGCGGCCCCTGCATCACGAGGGAGAAGACGAGGATGAAGGCGTTGTGGCGGAGGGTGTCGAGGAACGCGGGGTCGGTGAGGATGATCCGGTAGTTCTCGAACCAGACGAAGTCGATCGGCGGGCCGTAGCCCTTCCACTTGAAGAACCCGTAGTAGGCGGCGGTGATCACCGGGAAGATGACGAAGCCCAGGAAGAGGATCAGCGCCGGGGCGGACATCAGGGCGATCTCCCCGCGCTCCCGCCAGCTCACGCGTCGCACGCGAGCTGGCGGGAGGGGTTCATTCACCGGGGTGTGCGCCTGTGCGGCGCTCGTCATTCCTTGGCCGCGGCCGCGTTGACCGAGTCGATCAGGTGCTGGGCGTCGCCCTTGCCCGCCAGCAGGTCGACGACGGCGGTGTTGAGCGCATTTCCGACGTTCTGGCCGAGCCTCGTGTCGAGCCAGTCCGAGACGAACGAGGCATTGGCGAGGCCGTCCATGATGGCGATGTTGAATGGCTCGGTGACGGCCTCCTTCGCCTTGGAGTTCAGCGGCGGAACGGAGAACGCCTTGTAGTAGGCGATCTGCGAGTCGGCCTTGACGATCGTCTGGAGGAACTCGAAGCAGAGCTGCTCGGGGGCGTCTGCGGAGCACGAGTAGCCGCCCATGCCGCCCATCACCGCGCCCGGGGCGCCCTTGCTACCGGGGATCTCAGGGAAGGGGAACCAGCTCAGGTCGGCAAGGGGTTCCTTGTTCGGGGTCAGGTCCTTGATGACTCCCGCGTTCCAGGCGCCCATCAGTTCCATGGCGGCCTTGTGGTTGGCGAGCAGGCCCGCAGACGATCCAGCGCCCTGTTGTGCGGGGGTGGTCAGGAGACCGTCCTGGAAGGGCTTCGCCGCGACCAGCTTCTCCAGGCTTTCGCCCGCCTTTGTCCAGCACTGGTCCTCGAACTTGCGGGCCTCGATGGTCGCGTCCAGGGTCTCAGGGCTGCACTCGCGAAGCGCGAGCCAGTAGTACCAGTGCGCGGCAGGCCACGCGTCCTTGGCGCCGAGCGCGATCGGGGTGATGCCTGCGGCCTTCAGCTTGTCGATGGCGGCGAACAGGTCGTCCATCGTCTTGGGAGCCTCGGTGATGCCCGCCTTGTCGAACAGATCCTGGCTGTACCAGATGCCTCCGGGGAGGATGGTGTCGGGCATCGCCCACACCTTGTCCTGGTAGGTCATGGCCTCGATGGCGCCCTGGCCGAG is a genomic window containing:
- the cbiT gene encoding precorrin-6Y C5,15-methyltransferase (decarboxylating) subunit CbiT, whose product is MIIDRDCALFGTSPGLPDEAFASDGLITKRAVRASALAHLRPLPGQLLWDVGVGAGSVAIEWCRGAVGAQAIGLERRADRAARALENAERLAPGGAFSLVLGEAHDLLPQLPAPDAVFVGGGATMALLADAMAALRPAGRVVVHGITLEAELLCAEAHARWGGHLSRLQIETLEPLGSLQGWKPARTVTQWALTAD
- a CDS encoding right-handed parallel beta-helix repeat-containing protein, producing MTTFHVAVDGSDLAPGTAERPFRTISRGARAAMPGDTVRVHGGEYREWVVPRRGGIGERRRIVYEAAPGEHVVIKGSEPITGWQPEQGSTWRVEVPNTLFGDVNPYAETINGDWVSPETNDGPPRHLGEVYLDGMSFFEAGSVEELADPPLRTTVTDHWTGLEDRVREPEQTRHLWFAEVGEESTVIRANFQGADPNTRLVEINVRRSVFYPREHHLDYITVRGFEMAHAATPWTPPTADQPGLIGPNWAKGWIIEDNHIHDSKCSGISLGKEGSTGHNFSAERGDKPGYQYQLESVFSARQIGWDAEHVGGHIVRRNHIHDCGQNGVVGHLGAVFSTIEHNHIHRIALKREFYGWEIAGIKLHAAIDVVIRGNHIHDCSSATWLDWQAQGTRFTGNVLHDNNRDLFVEVSHGPYLVDNNVLASPVSLEVFSQGGAYVNNLVCGLLRTEPVLDRPTPYHVPRSTQVAGYGAIVGGDDRFVANLFLSGPQGYRENPAGIASTGYGTSVYEGKPTSLDAYRARVKAAPVGDQEPFLAVPQPLYARHNVYGSGRPHTPRSRPSPCSTARRRRGSSRTATPYSSSRACRRPSTRRAAP
- a CDS encoding carbohydrate ABC transporter permease, with amino-acid sequence MARRSKNGYEWGSPFIYLVAAILISACLTPVIFIIVGAFRTNSELTTDPAGWPSQWQFSNYTNVLSTSLFWQQAGNSLIVALWTTLGVVLIGLMAAYVVARYQFRGRGALYALYASGLMFPLTVAITPLYLLIRSLKLVDTLPGVIIPQIAFGLPMTIIILVPFLRAIPKEIEEAAAIDGCSRLDFFWRIALRLSVPGLVTTGILAFVGSWNGYMLPLFVLNNPSLYTLPLGTQAFSSEHSVDTAAVLAFTSLSMLPALAFFSLFERRIVGGLTGAVKG
- a CDS encoding carbohydrate ABC transporter permease, with amino-acid sequence MSWRERGEIALMSAPALILFLGFVIFPVITAAYYGFFKWKGYGPPIDFVWFENYRIILTDPAFLDTLRHNAFILVFSLVMQGPLAILVALLLNKKMRGRSIVRVLIFVPYVISEVIVGIGWSLMLQSGGALDETLRNMGLDWLIRDWLADPSIAIWTLMIIITWKYLGFAVIIMLAGLQGIPEELAEAAAVDGASYWQTQWRITLPLLGPTIRIWAFLSIIGSLQLFDLVYIIWGQYISSTAGTSTMATYMALTGRLSGNYGYGNAVAVVIFFISLTVALIYQRFVLRRDTEGALTGGN
- a CDS encoding ABC transporter substrate-binding protein, whose product is MKRAIRSVKALSVAVVACLGVAACSPATSDPAQTGSPGAPQATEMTFWHNATTGDGKAFWDNLVSEFEASHPGVTIRAQAVQNEDFDGKLQTALNSPDAPDVFMQRGGLKMHDMVDAGLLRDVSGAVTDTQREELGQGAIEAMTYQDKVWAMPDTILPGGIWYSQDLFDKAGITEAPKTMDDLFAAIDKLKAAGITPIALGAKDAWPAAHWYYWLALRECSPETLDATIEARKFEDQCWTKAGESLEKLVAAKPFQDGLLTTPAQQGAGSSAGLLANHKAAMELMGAWNAGVIKDLTPNKEPLADLSWFPFPEIPGSKGAPGAVMGGMGGYSCSADAPEQLCFEFLQTIVKADSQIAYYKAFSVPPLNSKAKEAVTEPFNIAIMDGLANASFVSDWLDTRLGQNVGNALNTAVVDLLAGKGDAQHLIDSVNAAAAKE